A single region of the Plantactinospora soyae genome encodes:
- a CDS encoding MbtH family protein: MADEQTDDRVYRVVRNDEEQYSIWPADRDLPAGWHAEGTEGLRADCLARIGEVWTDMRPLSLRQRMAASTS, encoded by the coding sequence ATGGCTGACGAGCAGACGGACGACCGGGTCTACCGCGTGGTCCGCAACGACGAGGAGCAGTACTCGATCTGGCCCGCCGACCGGGACCTGCCGGCCGGCTGGCACGCCGAGGGCACCGAGGGCCTCCGGGCCGACTGCCTCGCCCGGATCGGCGAGGTCTGGACCGACATGCGCCCGCTGAGCCTGCGCCAGCGGATGGCGGCCAGCACCAGCTGA